The region ggaagcgcttcttgagtttggttaatgtcttcacataagcttcagaattaatggtgctgcctcttggcatcacatcaatgagtatggcaccctcacagtcccaaaacacagtgatcatgaccttaccggcggaagcagttgctttgaattttttcttctgtggagattgaggatgacgccattccatcgactgtcgttttgttttgggctcaaaatggtgaacccaggtttcatcacctgtcacaatcctggacaagaacgcttccccctcatgttcaaaacatttcagcaactcagaagaaatgtctttttctgagagatttgtggtccaccgtaagatagcgcggaacccatcatgcacacacttttgagtaatcaagagcacagatgattgcatccacacttcctttgctgattgacagcttcagcgccaactgcctagtcattatgcgtcaGTCcttgcgaatgagcacatcagcaagctgcgtcttgtcaggtgtgacagccgtggatggctaccccgaatgctgcaaatcttggagctatGCCAAACCgtcttctaatggcctcaccctctgtgcccagcgactaaccatacttctgtcgactgcagattctccataaactgtacacaaacgtttgtgaatgttcccaatagtttctttctccgcagtgagaaattcaatgatgacatgctgcttgtaacgtacatcacttacagacgccatttcgaaacactgctgcagctacgctatctgtcagaagaaaacaaaaatttgtgtgcgcactcctgaaaatgcaaataatgtatatctaaagtttcgcatttgtaccattactgtaggctgagaaaaaaaaatgtggtgcattactttctgggcgaacCTCGTATGTCCTTAAGGCTCCAGATCTGCAGGGATTTTGCAACGCTCGTTAGTCAGTTCCCTGGGATTACTATCCAGTGGTCTGGTATGCTCCCTAGGAGGATTGGGAGGTGGACGTGCAACATTTGAAGGATAGATGTTGCCTGAAAAAGagtcaatgcttacctgggcaagGTCGTCATGGAACTCAGGGGAACTCATCCTGGActttgttttgggcagcctgtTCTTTACCATGAtgatggagtgcatctttcccctatgggttatggcctcttttaacagacttgcaacagggcttgagaacctttttgggtgcagggaaggccaagcgctaggctgacctccccttgtggtggtagaagtgcggggtgggtaggcagaagacctcctcggtgtccaatctaagtcaacaaggacagggggtgaactagaaccgctcccatgatgcctgaccaactcgaggaggcaggctggctagccccttgttcgaacttgggggccttgcagggctgacctgaaggcatagcagtttggctgactcaccctctttgggcgacgttgagaggcgggcttaataacaattgagttatgcCTGGAGTTGGTGAACGCCCTATGAGTTTGGGGAACGAAGACAGCTAGAActgtttcccccacgtagaaccccgcacttgggatgggttttgtttaccctttttgctgccctgttgcaatgttttgtattcaataaagtggcacattttaattccatacctgttgtcggctgtatttatttgggaaaTGCATGGCAATGGGGACTCACCCAAAATTGGagcacaacccacttagtgggtctcgacgcacagtttgagaaacattgttctaaggCTTAACACATGCACTACTTTTAATTCACAAGTTAAACTTTAGCATATTCAATAGCAAGACTTTGTTCTAGTTTTTGATTCCCCTTCTTCATCCCACCAACCCCACCTATAGTATATATCAaaaccattttgggggggggggtgatgaaaGAAACTGCCTTTCTTTTATGTGAAGCATCATGTCGACTGAGAACACTACATAAAAAGGTTCAATAACAATTAAGATTGTGCTTAGTGCAAGGGGGACGTTATCTGTCAAGAGCCTGGCAGAACTCTAGAGCAGCAGATCTCTCGAAGTGGGAGAATAATTTGAGTATGTGTGGCAAACTAACATTTTCCTATAATCAGAACACATAATTTCTAGAATATTTCCCATTATGCTGATAAAAAAGGACATGAACATTTCAACAGTCACAGAAGTAACTTCTTAGAAAAGTTTCTTCTGTGCAATAAATTCCACAATGCAGTCTGGATCTCTTTATTTCTCATGCTATAAATGAATGGATTCAGCATAGGAGGGAAGATGCTATATATGACAGTTAAACTAAGATCCAAATCTGAGGAACTATTACTGGGGGGCCTTGCATAGACAAAAAGTCCAGTGAACATAAGCAAAGAGACAACAATGAGATGCGGAAGGCAAGTGGAGAGTGCTTTCTGACGACCACTTGCAGAAGGAATTCTGAGCACAACAGTGAAAATTGACACATAAGTTGTGATGATGAAGATAAAGCATCCAAACCCTGCACTAGAACCAAGCACAAGAAGCCCGACTTCAATTATGTACAGATCAGTGCAAGAGAGTTTTAGTAACTtggggatttcacagaagaactgatcaGCAAAAACTGAACATTACAGCAAAAGCTGATGGCAAAGGTGCCAGTCGCATGTATAGCACCACAGAGAACACCACAAATCCATGCACCTGTTGCCATCTGAATGCAGGCCCCTTTGTTCATAATAGCTTCATAGTGTAGTGGATTGCAGATGGCAACATAACGGTCATGCGCCATAATGGTtaagagagagagatctgtggCTTCAAAGAACAGAAAGAAGAACACTTGGGCAACACATCCACAATAAGAAATGCTTCTGCTGCTAATAAACGCATTAGCCATAGATTTGGGTACAATGACAGAAATGGTCCCCATGTCCACCAGGGCTaagttcatcaggaagaagtacatgggggtgtgcaggttACGGTCAAGAACCACTAAAGTAATGATGAGAAGATTTCCAATCATGGTTGTCAAGTACAAAGTGAGGAACGCAAAGGAGTGCAAGATCTGTAGTTCCCGGACCTCTGAGAATTCACGTAGCAGAAAATCAGAAGTGGAGGTGAGATTGAGAATTCTGTCCCCATTTACACATCTTACGTTGCCTGTGGGAGAAAGAATGAACTTTAAGTCTATTCGAGCTGAACATCAAGTCAACTGAAAGAAGAATACATGCACTTAAACTACTGTAGTTGAACTGTATAATCCCTTCTACTAGGTCATAATTATTACGTGTAGGAGAGTGAACTGTGAAAATCTAAGATGTCAACAAAATTAGTTCTTGTGGAAAAATGAACTAGTGAGTGATATTCACTGAGACAAGCCTTTTCCATCGGAGGTATTTTATTACAGCATTTTGATAAGGCAGTGTTTTGAGCAAAACAAATGAGGCATTCTTTGAACCGTGCTTCAAGGATTGAGAGAGTGATATAACGGAATTTGGAGAAGTGATAGAATGGTCTTTGGAGAAGAAACAAGATGAATAGATGGGCGAGCAAGATGACACACAACTGAGAAACATGTACTTACTTTTTGCCATCTTGATCTGTCAAGAATAGATAACATTCCTATCCCAGAATCTTTTCCGTCATTATGTGTGAACATTCTGGTGTTCCCTTACTCATTTTATATCCTTTGAAATTGAACATGGTGTGTGCAGTACTTTCACTCATAGACAAGGAAGATTGTCTGCATGTGAAGGAAATTTATTACTGATCCTTTTGACTTCTTGGAAGCTTGTTCCCTAGAGTTTAGTGCAGTAgatcagggggggaaaaaggttgAGACTATTTTCCTCAAGCTGATTTTTTTCTACTTTGCTCAGCAAAGCAGCATTTCAAGATGTGAAAACACATCTTCAcattggcagaacacatgttctgcaagcaggggcagatccagtgtttgtgttgtggggggccatgagcactaccttaactccagagcccaggtcaaacaGATGGGTAGTCCAgggctcctgcccagacttgaTAGACGTGctaggtagacttgggctccagacTGAGCTTTTGGCATCCATGCTAGGTCGGTAGATTAGGGCTCCACCTGGATTTGGAACCCAGATcaacctgctgggtagacctgggctcccggttgaGCTGATGGCCCTGTGGCCATTTACtgcacaggtagacctgggctcccattccagctcAGCTCTATCAGCCACTAATGCCCTGCCCAGTGAGTGTTCACAGGGTTCTCCATGTGTTCACCCTGGCTCCTGACTTTTCTCTCCATtggtgcaacagtttggggggggggggaacatacaCCCACAGCACTCTTGGATCCACCCATGTCTGCAAGAGCCCACAGGATTGTAATTAAGAGTCTAATCATAACCAAATAACTGTGTTGCACTGCAGTGGGGCTAATGCAACCTCTGCTGCCTCCAGCATAGGAAttgtggctgctgaaggtctccttgagataagggggcCTTTGTTTCCTTACTCTGCGCAAAGTGTCaacagcctctatggggctactcagatccacaccagctctaTAGCAGGCACAAAGCTGGGCTGCCCCATAATGGGCTTTCAGGGTCAGGAGGGGGGTAGAATATGTCAGAGgccttcttcctgcccctttccaggcctgatcaagcctcctccccaccttccccatgcctcattacaccccctccccacccatgctcCAGAGGGCAATGGCCTTCAACTGCTgttgggaggctggtgcaggcctttccaccagtggGACAGGCATCAATGTTagcacaatgtgccttatggcatgtttatgacagtgTATGTACTCGTCCcaccagcagaggctggcataggaTTTGGTTGCCCAACAACTCTCCTGtataaactttcctgggagtaagcctcattgaatgtttacttctgagtaaacaatgcAGAGGATTGGAGACATTCTTCCGGTTAAAATACGAAAAACTTTAAAGCTTTCCCTAAGCAGCCTACCACTTTAattgtgcactttttttttttttgatggaaATCATTTAATGATTTATGTCATGATAAATGATCATATTACATATCATACCATTTCCTACAATTGATCATGCTACAAATGACTATATTCAAGATACAAAAGaaactcaaaagaaaaaaaaatatttacatgaAAAGTGTTGTGAATTGTGAATTTCATTTACAAGGATGTCCTTATAAGTAGCCTTGACATGCCAACACAGTGCAGCCAGGCCATAAGGAGAGAGCCCTTTCATTGCCAGCCCCCAACTGTCAAGTTTTAGAGATTGTGTAGTTATTTTGCAGGAACGCCTATGGTATAAGGCAGtggtggttctcactcctttagcaccagggacccactttttagaaggagaatctgtcaggacgaatgagaatctgtcaggagaatctgtctggaaatgatgtcatgaccaggagtgacatcatcaagcaggaaaatttttagcaatcctaggcttcagtcttactcacacttacccaggagtaagtcccaattactatcattgttaaaagcatcttcatagtagcctgttaaaagtacagatctgtgacatttccccaaatgcagtcacataccttggtagcattaagtctaatatattaaaaataaaatattgaattgaatggggacccacctgaaattggctcgtgacccagctagtgggtcccaacctgcagtttaagaaacactggtataaggcACAACAAATGTCCTCCACAGTATTTTGCAAGTTAATCTTGAAGAAGACAAAGTCATTCATTCTTCTTGTGAAACGTCTATCCTCATCCCACCAACATTGCCAATAAAACAGATTTCCTAAAATGCTTGGGGCGAGACATGGATTTGCTTTTGGTTATTTTATATTCTCTGTCAAATATCTTCTGGACTGATAACACAGCATAAATAAATACGTATAAACAATAAAACCGTGAGTGAGGTGCAAGGTGAGTGTCAAACAGGAATGTTAACCTCTCTGCTGTagcctagtgcagggcttttcaaactgaggtGTCACGACGccgcagcctgtgggccctggcctctgcccccttaaggggcggtgcagcctggaggcagggaagaggcagtggcgcgatccccaggatttcgCCGCTCagagagctgcaggggcttgggtgcatttacccaagccttctgcagcctgcccagggtgtggggagctggtgcaaacctttgttagggcaccctgcagcagtgaatgtaaaagcagagcaattgcgccctaacaaaggtttgcaatggctccccgcaccctgggcaggctgcagaaggcttggataagtgcacccaagcccctgcagccccctgagcagcgcaaccctggggatcgtgccgctgcttcccacccactcctgcaagaacttacagtggctcaaactctcctggagagtttgagaaccactggcctagtggaTCTGTACAGTGGGTGAAGAGTAAAGGCAGTCCAAGAAGGTGTGGCAAACTAAAATTTCATACAGAGTTAATATTTTCAAAAATACTCCCCATTATTATAATAAAAAGTACAGTACAACCTCAGGAATTATTCAAtcattcagtccaatcctatcaaattagagtgtgtgctgcatcctgtggggaacaGTTCCCGAGTCTGATCTGGGTAAGGTAACATTTATCTCTTATCTGGGGGAAGCCTCCATTGCCTATATTTGTCTTAATGgaattgtgccagtgatttaCCTGGACTGGGAAAGTGGACTGAAACCAGGCAGGGAGTTATGAGAATGGTGGTACTGCTGAAATTGCACCCTTCACAACCTTAATTTGCCCTCCTCTCCAGCCAAATCTCCTCCCGATTCCTCGCATATcagccccattctgctcaccccctgCCTTCCACCTGTCCCCTGCATGCATTTATTGGATCTGGGGGACATGGATGGACGGTTGTCACACTGCCACCATTACTCACCAAATGGGGTGGTATCATGTTTTGccacagccataaagcactttatgcTACCATaacactagttctggcaatgTAAGGCCctcacaggattgagctgtaagtcagcAAAATCTGTTAGAAAACCTCCTCTGATGTAATAGCTTCCACAATGCAGTCTGAATCTCCTTATTTCTCATACTATAAATGAATGGATTCAGCATGGGAGGAAATATGACATAAATGACAGCAAACCCAAGATCAAAATCAGATGAAATAACACTGGCAGGTTTTGCATAGACGAAGACTGTAGTGAATATAAGTACAGAGACGAcaatgaggtgggggaggcaagTGGAAAGGGCTTTCTGATGTCCCTGTACAGAAGGGATCTTGAGCACAGCAGTGAAGATAGACACATAAGTTGAAATGGTGAAGATAAAGCATCCAAACCCTGCACTAGAACCAAGCACAATAAGACCAACCTCAATTAAGTACAAATCAGTGCAAGAGAGTTTTAGTAACTtggggatttcacagaagaactgatcaACCACATTGGAGCAAAAGGTAATTGCAAAAGTGCCACTTGTCTGCATAACAGCATATAGAACACCACAAATCCATGCACTGGTTGCCATCTGAATGCAGGCCCCTTTGTTCATAATAGCTTCATAGTGCAGTGGATTGCAGATGGCAACATAACGGTCATGTGCCATAATGGTTAAGATAGCCAAGTCTGTGGCATCAAAAAACATAAATAAGAAAACTTGAGCAACACAGCCAGAATAAGAAATGAGCTGGGTACTCATGAGTGAATTCACCATGGATTTGGGTACAATGACAGAAATGGTGCCCATGTCCATCAGGGCCaagttcatcaggaagaagtacatgggagtgtgcagGTGATGATCAAGGGCTATTACAGTGATGATGAGAAGATTTCCAATGAAGGTTGTCAAATACAAAGCtaggaagagaaagaaatgtAAAATCTGTAGTTCTTGAACCTCTGAGAATCCGAGGAGTAGAAAGTCAGAGGTGGTGGTGAGATTATATATTGTGTCTCGATTTGGAAATTTCATGCCACCTGTGGGAGGAAgaatatcattatcattatcattattaacagtatttatatcccacttttcaaaGAATAATTTCCATTAAAAACTGATTTTCCCATTAATTGAACAAGAATGCCTGCATTTAGATCACTTTATTCCAAATATAAGAGAATAAGCAGTACAAGTCACTCTCCCAGGAAGCTTCTGTTGCATTAAGGGAAATGTACTATGGCAGTTCTACCCTACAATCCCAACATAGTGTTCATGGTATGAAGTGCTATTAAGTGAATGAATACTATATTGCTATCCACCTTTGCACTGATAGCTTTGCATCAGGGAATGTTTTGAACAGAATGAATTAAGGAcgcaaacctaacccactttccagtactgacttaagcgcaatgcagttcctaggttaggaaacaaacattcccttactttgaggagtcctccgtgagtgccccccaactgcagaatgcagcacac is a window of Tiliqua scincoides isolate rTilSci1 chromosome 5, rTilSci1.hap2, whole genome shotgun sequence DNA encoding:
- the LOC136653039 gene encoding olfactory receptor 14A16-like, with the protein product MKFPNRDTIYNLTTTSDFLLLGFSEVQELQILHFFLFLALYLTTFIGNLLIITVIALDHHLHTPMYFFLMNLALMDMGTISVIVPKSMVNSLMSTQLISYSGCVAQVFLFMFFDATDLAILTIMAHDRYVAICNPLHYEAIMNKGACIQMATSAWICGVLYAVMQTSGTFAITFCSNVVDQFFCEIPKLLKLSCTDLYLIEVGLIVLGSSAGFGCFIFTISTYVSIFTAVLKIPSVQGHQKALSTCLPHLIVVSVLIFTTVFVYAKPASVISSDFDLGFAVIYVIFPPMLNPFIYSMRNKEIQTALWKLLHQRRFSNRFC